From Lujinxingia litoralis, the proteins below share one genomic window:
- a CDS encoding lysine--tRNA ligase, translating into MSELPEELKAWPYREAQKIVERDEKKPASDDSGDKPTLFETGFGPSGLPHIGTFAEVARTTWVRKAYEHLTGRPTRLVAFSDDLDGLRKVPQNVPNQELVASHLGKPLCDIPDPYGEEDSFSGYMNARLRGFLDSFGFEYDFVSSSQQYRSGVFNPGLTRILECYDEVRQVITPTLSKDKREDWSPFFPICRQCGKVYTTRITAVNPEAGTVSYACDKSFRGIESCGNHDTVPVTDGNVKVGWKVDWAMRWYVLGVDYEMYGKDLIESATLSSKIVRVLGGEPPAGMFYELFLDENGAKISKSVGSGLTIDEWLQYGTLESLSWFIFQNPVKAKKLHFDVIPRSTDDHLQARHNFGLTDDENDRLNNPITFIEYDKLDAGEAVGFESDLTYSMILNLVSVLNTDDKDIIWDYLRRYDAHSKDDEAIIDDMIERAGRYYRDFIVPTKEYELPGDEMMPSLEQLREFLVNYQGSDPEELQSATYSAGKDHGVALGKWFRAMYRMLIGQDRGPRLGTFIHLYGVKETVALIDERIAQKKAQQAP; encoded by the coding sequence ATGAGTGAGTTGCCCGAAGAGCTCAAAGCCTGGCCCTACCGCGAAGCCCAGAAAATTGTGGAGCGCGATGAAAAAAAACCTGCCAGCGACGACTCCGGCGATAAACCCACGCTCTTTGAAACCGGCTTCGGTCCCAGCGGTCTGCCGCATATCGGCACCTTCGCCGAGGTCGCTCGCACCACCTGGGTGCGCAAGGCCTACGAGCACCTGACCGGACGCCCCACTCGCCTGGTCGCCTTCAGCGACGACCTCGACGGGCTGCGCAAAGTGCCGCAGAACGTGCCCAACCAGGAGTTGGTCGCCTCGCACCTGGGCAAGCCGCTATGCGATATCCCCGATCCCTACGGTGAGGAAGACAGCTTCTCGGGCTACATGAACGCCCGGCTGCGCGGGTTTCTCGACAGCTTCGGTTTTGAGTACGACTTCGTCTCATCGAGCCAGCAGTACCGCAGCGGCGTCTTCAACCCCGGCCTGACTCGCATCCTGGAGTGCTACGACGAAGTTCGCCAGGTCATCACGCCGACGCTTAGCAAGGACAAGCGCGAGGACTGGAGCCCCTTCTTTCCCATCTGTCGCCAGTGCGGAAAGGTCTACACCACCCGCATCACCGCGGTGAACCCGGAGGCCGGCACCGTCTCCTATGCCTGCGACAAATCCTTCCGCGGCATTGAGTCCTGCGGCAACCACGACACCGTCCCGGTGACCGATGGCAACGTCAAAGTAGGTTGGAAAGTCGACTGGGCGATGCGCTGGTACGTGCTTGGCGTTGACTACGAAATGTACGGCAAAGATCTGATCGAGTCGGCAACCCTCTCCTCGAAGATCGTGCGGGTGCTCGGCGGCGAGCCCCCCGCCGGCATGTTCTATGAGCTCTTTCTGGATGAAAATGGCGCCAAGATCTCCAAGAGCGTGGGCAGCGGTCTGACTATCGACGAGTGGCTGCAATACGGCACGCTGGAGAGCTTGAGCTGGTTCATCTTCCAGAACCCGGTCAAAGCCAAAAAACTCCATTTTGACGTCATCCCCCGCTCCACCGACGACCATCTGCAGGCCCGTCACAACTTCGGCCTGACCGACGATGAGAACGACCGGCTCAACAACCCCATCACCTTCATCGAATACGATAAACTCGATGCCGGCGAGGCGGTGGGCTTTGAAAGCGACCTGACCTACTCCATGATTCTTAACCTGGTCAGCGTCCTGAACACCGACGACAAAGACATCATCTGGGACTACCTGCGCCGCTACGACGCCCATTCCAAAGACGACGAAGCGATCATTGACGACATGATCGAGCGCGCCGGGCGCTACTACCGGGACTTCATCGTTCCGACCAAAGAGTACGAGCTCCCGGGCGACGAGATGATGCCCAGCCTGGAACAGCTTCGCGAGTTCCTGGTCAACTATCAGGGCAGCGATCCCGAGGAGCTCCAATCAGCGACCTACTCCGCCGGTAAAGATCACGGCGTGGCGCTGGGTAAGTGGTTTCGCGCCATGTATCGCATGCTTATCGGACAGGATCGTGGGCCTCGCCTGGGCACCTTCATCCATCTCTACGGCGTAAAAGAGACGGTGGCTCTTATCGACGAGCGTATCGCTCAGAAGAAAGCCCAACAGGCGCCATGA